AAACCGGGCGTCAACAGACAATGGTTCCATGTGCAGCGCTAGCAAACACGGCCGTGCCATGACCCGGTTACCATCTTCCTGCGTCACCCATAACTCGTCCGGACGAATCGCAATCGTTAATTTCTGGCCTCCACCAGCGCCACGAAAAGGTACCCAGTACAGTTTTGGCAGCTCTTGGTCGGATTTCAGGGTGGTAATCGCAGCGAGAAGATCGGTCCCTTGTCGACACAGACGCTTCATCGAATCGGGAACCAGTTCCTGAAAGACCACAGCATCCACGAGACAGACAGGGTAATTCGACAACGGATCGTGCAGTTGATTGCCAGTGTCCATCAGACCCGTGCAGGACACCTCGCGGTCATCCAGCCGTGCGGTCACTTGGAACAGGCTTTGTGCGCGGTGCCTAAGACCTCTTGCACGCCCAATCGCAGAATTCAGGACCCAGATGGAGAGCGGAACTGCAGCGACGATACCGAGGCCACTGACGGATGTCTCAAAAGCAATGCGCCCACCAGAGATGATAGTTCCCTGCGCAAGGCTCATGCCAGGTGCTGCAAAGTGAAGCGCGAGCACAGCACCCGCCATCACGAATGTGACGCAATAGAGGACAATGACGTTCTTGGCAATATCGAGCAAACCTCGAAATGGAACGGCGATAATGACCATGAGCAGGGACGCCAACGCTTTCCCCAACCAAGTGGTGAAAATCTGCAAGTGTGGAACGAAGAGAAGCAAGGCGTATGCGGCCCCGAAGACGGCTCCTGCCAAGACGCGCCCTGGGCGAATAGGGCGCTTGACAATCATGCAGGTAGCAATGACGATTACACCGTCCATCACCAGGTTGACCAAGAAAACCACGTCTGCATATATGACAGGCACGGCATCACCTCAAGCTGCGATGGTCACAGTATAGTACATCTCTATTTCAAACCCTGTCGGAACTTGACAAAGAATCAGTAGAAGTTTTGTTGATTCCTGAAAACTCGCGGTTGGAAATGGAAAACGAGAGGAAAACGAGACGCGTGAGGCAAATCGGAAGAGGGACCAAAACACTCCGAAAATAAATTGGCCCGCCAAGGATAAGTCCTTGACGAGCCAATGAAAGGCAAAAATGAGTCGGTTTCTGACAAGAGCAAAGAGTCGTGTGTTGTGTATCGTCTGTTACTTATCCCGCGATAGTCTTCCATCGCGGCGTCTCATAAACGCAGGGACATCCCAAGCATTTCCTGATTGCGGCTGGAAGTCTTCAATCAGGGGAGCTTTTGACTTCGGACTGGCTGTCGTTGCCGCCGCTTGATTCATGGACGGCTGGTGCGCCTTGCCTTGGTTCTCAAATCCCGTAGCAATCACAGTAACGACAATCTCATCTCCGAGTTCTGGGTTGATGTGTGCACCGAAAATCATGTTTACGTCCGGGTCTGCAGCTGTAGACACGATATCAGCAGCCTCGTTGACTTCCCACAAGCTGAGGTCCGAACCACCGGCAATGTGCATCAACACGCCCATCGCCCCATCAATCGACGTTTCAAGCAGTGGGCTGCTAATGGCGTTTTTGGCTGCATCCGTGGCGCGATTTTCACCGCTGCCGACACCAATTCCCATCAGAGCCGAGCCACGCTCGGCCATAATCGCCTTGACGTCTGCAAAGTCGACATTAATGAGTCCTGGAACAGCAATAAGGTCAGAAATACCAGATACACCTTGCCGCAACACGTTGTCGGCTTCCCGGAAAGCCTCAAGCATCGGCGTGTTGCGATCGACAATTTCAAGCAAACGGTCATTTGGAATCACAATCAGTGTGTCAACCTTCTCCTTGAGGTTGTTCACACCGCCTTCTGCCTGACTCATCCGACGCTTCTGTTCAAACCGAAACGGTTTTGTCACCACGCCAACTGTGAGTGCCCCAATCTCCTTGGCAATTTCTGCAATAATCGGCGCTGCTCCTGTTCCCGTGCCGCCGCCCATACCGGCAGTAACAAACACGAGGTCTGCACCCGTCAGTGCGTTCACCAGCAGCTCGCGGCTCTCTTCGGCGGCCTTCTTCCCGATGTCTGGATTGGCTCCGGCTCCGAGTCCACGAGTCAGCTTTTCACCAATTTGCAACTTGACTGGGGCTTTCGAGAGTTGCAGCGCCTGTTGGTCAGTATTGACGACGATAAACTCGACGCCTTCTATCCCAGACTCAATCATCCGGTTCACGGCGTTGCAACCGCCGCCGCCAACGCCGATGACTTTTATTTTCGCAAGTGGTTCATAATCGACATCGAAATCAAGCATTGCTGCTCCTCCTTGACTATCCCATCCTCAGCCATTGCTGCAACTTCCGGCGCGCCTGATGGGTTTTCTAACCCCTTCACCCAAATCTAAAAGCTTTAGATGAAATCACGCAACCAATCTTTGATTCGAGAAAACATGCCGCCGCCGGTCTTGACAGGCCGTGATGCAGAGACTGTTTCCATTTGGTTGGCCCTCAACTGTGAGCGCAAAGCGTAACCGATAATTCCCACGCCATTGACGAAGGATGGGTCCCGCACCCCGAGAAACTCGGGTACTGCGACACGCACCGGCGCTTGCAGTTCTTGGCTCGCCAACTCACCGGCAGCTTGCATTGACATACAGCCGCCGTGAAGCACGTAACCACTGGGTAAATCATGGATATAACCCATCTTTTCAATCTCTTTTCGAACCAAAGAGAATATTTCCTGCATTCGCGGCTCAATGATTGATGCCAATTCCTGCTGCGTGTATTCCACGGCCTGATGATTTCCAATTCTCGGCACTTCAAATCTCTCACTCTCGGAAGCAGCATCTACTGCAGCGCATCCGTGGCGCATTTTAACTTGCTCAGCATGTGCGGTTTGGGTTCGCAGGCCAATCGCAATGTCGTGCGTCACGTAGTCCCCACCCATTGGGATAATGCTTGTCCCAACAAGAACTCCGTTTTCAAACACCGACACCGAAGTGGCACCTGCGCCAACATCCACCAGCGCAACACCGAGCTTGCGCTCATCCTGGGAGAGGGCGATAGAACTTGCAGCCATCGGCATGAGCACAAGATTTGCAACCTCGATACCCGCCTTTTCCACACAGCGAACGACATTGTGGATGGCTGTTCTGCTCCCCGTAATCAAATACGCTTCGACTTCAAGGCGCACACCAAGCATGCCGCGAGGGTCCATAATCCCGCGCAGCCCGTCCACGATGTACTCCTTGGCCACTACGTCAATGATTTCTCGTTCCGGAGGAAGCGCGATAACTCGGGCCTGTTGCAGGACACGTTCAATGTCCTCTTCGCCGATTTCGCGGTCCTGGGAGGATACGGCAACTACACCGTGACTGCTCTGCAACTGGATATGGTTGCCTGATATACCAACGTAGGCTGATGCGATGTGAATGCCGACCATCCGTTCTGCGTGGTCAACCGCTTCACGGATAGACTGAACCGTGAGATCTATATCTACGATGGAACCATGACGTATCCCTTCACCGTCGGCTGAGCCGACGCCAATCACGCTGATGGAATTTCCGGTTTGTTCACCAATGATTGCCCTAACCTTAGAAGTGCCGATGTCTAAACTGACGATGTATTCTCCTTTGGCCAAACGTGTGGCACCTCCCTACCTCCACGACAGTGCACAATATGACTTATTGCTATTTCCACAAGCTATACGACAATCCTCTTTTTCAGTGAAATTTTTTTCGACGAATTCCTCCCTGAAGATGAGAGAGTCTTCATTGTGAACAGGCAACAGGTCCCCGGCCCTTTCAGAATTGCCGTAAGAAGGGTGGGTTCTCCCGAGGCCTGAGCCCCTATTCGCGCTTCAATCTGCGTTTCCCGGCTCTGTCAAACGCGATTCGGCGGATGACTGCGATATTTTGGAACAGACGCACACCAAACGCGACAACAGCGGCCAGGTAGAGATCGACGCCGAGTTGATTCCCAATATAGGCCAACAAGGCGGCAATGAGTGTGTTGAAGAAGAAACCAGAGAGAAACACCGCAGAGTCAAAAGTCTTGTCAAGGCTGGCTCTGATGCCGCCAAACACGGTGTCAAGGGCCGCGAGAATTGCAATCGACAGATAGCTGGAGTACATCAGCGGGACTGTAACGTTGGCGACAAACCCAATCGCAACGCCGACAATCAGACCTAGTACGGGCAACCATATCAAGTTAGTGGACCTCCTTCGCGAAACTGCCCGGTAACGGCCCCCGATAGCCTGGCACGGTGACGCCCTTCCCTGTGTGCGGAGTAATAATACATTGCTCCTGCATAAGGTTGAGTTCCGGGACTGTGTTGTTCAGCGTCAGCACAGCCTGCATGCGCTGTATGTCTCCAACCGCTGTAATCACGTAGGGCTCTGTAATCGGGACTGTGTTCACTTGCAGGGTGCTGTTTCCACTGAGCCCGGACACAAGGCGAATCGACGAAGTCGTAACCAATCGTTGTCCGTTGATACTGATGGCTGTTGCGCCGTTTGCGTACAAGTCATTCACAATTAAACCAATTTCCTGATCCGATATCTGGTCAAATAAACCCGCGGTTTTCTCATCAAACGGAAGCGTTGGGTCGTAGTAAATCGCAATCGTAATTCCCGGACCGGAAACCGACGTGAGGCCAGCCTCCTTGGCGACACTTTTCGCGTCTTGTTGAAGTGCGCTCATCATACTCGTGCCATGGCCTGCTGCGGCTTGATACTCGCTGACCTGGGCTTCTGCCTTGGCAATCTGGTGCAACAGGGTTTGATGCTCTTGGTTTTGTTCCTCTATCTGTGTTCGCAAGTCGATATAACTCGAAAGTGCCGCGGTGCCGGTGGTCTGTGGACGCGATGTCAGCTGAACGGTCAGCAAAAACCCCACAACCACAGCGATGCCGGTGAAAGACCACACCAAAGCGGTTTGCTTCACGGAAGTCACCCCCTGTCCTTTACGGTGTCCCGCTTGCCATCAATGTGCCCGTATACGCAGGCATGTTGATGGTCGGAAGGATTTTCGGCTCTGAAGCGTTCACACCTCGCTGGCGTAGACTGTCGAGAATACCTCCTTGAATCGTGAGCGCTGACTGCAGAGCCTTCGCGTCGCCAATGGCGTAAATCGTAAACGGTGCACCGATTCGGTGGTCGTTAATCTTCACGACGGGCCCGGTGCAGAAAATTCCAGACGTGGCCACGACGCGGTAGCCATTGATAGAGACAGCTTCTGCACCCGCGGTAAACAATTCGTTGATGACACTCCGGATGTCCCAGTCATGTGTCAGTACTTGCTCGACATTGCCGCCCGTTGAAACGCCGTCCATCAACGTCACACTGATACCTGGGCCGGTCACAGGTGTCACTCCCGCGAGGATACGCTCGTCTTGCAGTCGCTGTTGTAATTGCTGTAAGGCAGTGTTTCCACCGGCGGATGCCTGTTCAAAACTCGAAAGTTGCCCCGTTAGCGTTGCCAGTTGCTGCTGTGCGTTCGCGTTCGACCGCTTTAGCGCGGTGAGTTCAGTCAGCATCTGCTTCTGCTCGGGGTCCGCAGACGAAAAGACACCACTTGTCCCATGCGCCAGCACCTGCTGCTTATACTGAACAGCGACCATAAAGCCGAGCACCATCGCAACGACGGATAGGGAGTAGGCTAGCTTGGTCCGTGTCCGCATGTTCACTTTCCTTTCGTGGTATTCGCGGTCGGTCGAAATGGGATGTATCGATAAGGAGGGTTCCCGCTCATGTCGATGAGTCCAGGTCCATACCCCTGACCGCTGAAGTACGTTACGACACTACCTACATTTCCAAGCGTCGAAGCCACTTGTTGCGACTCGGTTTGGACGGCGAATCCGTTGTCCAGGTACATGGTTGCATTCCCGTACTTATCAAGCACAATCTCCGAAATCTCGTTGACTTCACTTGGCGGTGTCTTTAGGAGTTCCTTGCAGACTGTGGCAAGTCCCGGCACTGCAGCGACTTTCCCGAGTTGTACCTGTCCCTGCAGGGCGGCGGTTGACTCAACTAACGGCACGTTGAACGGCGAACTTGGGGTAAGCTTTTGGTACACAGTCCCATCACTGAGCAAACTGTAGCGCTGGCCAGCTTGTGAATATACGGCGACTTCTGTCTTTTGCGTCACTGCAATCGAGACCGTCCCGGAACTGTAATTCGTATGTACAGATACCTTTTCTACCAAAGGCTCCTTCGTCATGATAAAATGCGCTACCGCGCCTTTGTTCACTTGCCACAAGCTCATTCCCTGACGTAAATTACTGTCAGTCACGACAGTGGATGCCGGCATGGAATTCCCCGAAACGACAATGTGTCGAATCCGGGTAAGCGGTGATTCCAACAGGACAACCAAACCGATAAATATAAAAAAGGCGAATACGATTCGCCGGGTCCAAACCTTGTTTTTCCGTGCATCCTTCCGGACCTGATTGGTGCGCGAAGCAGGGCTTTGCACAGGCTTGTCCCTCCTAAAACTAGAGGCAAATGAGCAGCAAACTCCTGCTCACTTGCCAAAGGCTCAATCAATTCTCGTGATGTCTGCACCAAGGTCTCGCAGCATGGTTTCCAGCTGCTGATAGCCTCTATCAATATGTTGCAGACCCTCAATTCGGGTTTTCCCCTCGGCCATTAGCCCTGCAATGACAAGTGCAGCTCCACCGCGCAAGTCGCTCGCCTCGACGAGAGCCCCCGACAGGCGCGGGACACCGCGAATGACCGCGGTTTGAATATCGACCGCAATGTCCGCTCCCATTCGCACCAACTCGTTGACATGCTTAAACCGCGCCTCAAAGACGCTTTCCCGAATTACACTTGTTCCGGAGACGGTTGTGAGCAGTGCCATGGCGGGTGCTTGTAAATCAGTAGGGAAGCCAGGGAATGGTGCTGTCCGAATATCCGCAGCAAGACGGGAGGCCCCTTGATTCACCCGAATTATATCACGCTCGACCGTGACCTGCACACCAGTTTCTTTAAGTTTTGTCATTGTTGCCCCGAGGTGAGAAGGAATAACACCCTCGAGTGTCACATCCCCGCCTGTTGCGGCAGCCGCTATCATCATCGTGCCGGCAACAATCCGGTCTGGTATGACCTGATGAGTGGTGCCGGTCAAATGATGCACACCTCGAATTCTGATGGAGTCGTCCCCTGCCCCTTCAATACTGGCGCCGCACTTTTCGAGAAATCGGGCCAAATCCACTATCTCTGGCTCACGCGCAACATTCTCGAGGACTGTGACTCCGTCTGCGAACACCGCCGCCATCATCAGGTTTTCGGTAGCGCCAACACTCGGAAAGTCGAGGCTGATGTGGTTTCCATACAGGCGATTGGCAGTGCAGCGCACATAGCCATGTGCTTCTTCGACCTTAGCTCCCAGGTCTTTCATACCCCGCAAATGGTAGTCAATTGGACGCTGACCGATGACACAGCCTCCCGGCCTCGAGACTCTCACCTCTCCAAAACGTGCGAGCAGAGGCCCCATCAGAAAAATGGAAGACCTCATTTGACGCATCAGGTCATCGGGCACGTCCGTGCTTTGAATCTGTCTCGGGTCTACCGTGATGGTATCGTCCATCCACTCGACCGTTGCACCAAGGGACTGAAGGATACGGACCATCACCCGTACGTCCTGCAGCCTCGGCACACCCTGAATGACACAGACATCCCCTGCCATCACCGTTGCGGCGAGAATTGGGAGTGCAGCGTTCTTTGCTCCATAAATCCGTGTTGTCCCATGAAGTGGACGGCCACCTGTAACTTCAAAGGCTTCCACACCCGTCACCTCCCTGAGGCGTGCGATGATATCCACAATCCTCAGTTTCAAGCGTGTATTTTGGAATTGTCTTCGACGGGTTCCTGGGCGAGGTGCATAAGCCATCACATGACAATCACATGCAGAGCAGTCACAGCTCTGTGCACGGCATCCGGTCGTTGCTTATGCGTTTTGCCCAGGTCCGTACGTCAGCATATGGTTTGACAGCCTAAAGGGTGAGTGACGTTCACTGATGAGTGCGTTGTTCCTTTGTCTGCAGAGCATCCATTAGTAAATCGTAAAGGTCTCGGACCGCATGGTCCGTCGCCATTAAGCGAGCGTTCTGCCGAAGCTCATCGCCGTGGCTTGTATCAAGCACCTGTGCCAAAGCTGCCCACAGCTTATCTGCAGTCAGTTCGTTCTCAAGAACCATCTCACACGCACTTCGCTCAAACAGTCTTCGGGCATTTTCCTCTTGGTGGTTCGCAGTGACATATGGAGATGGTACGATAACCGAAGCCAAACCAAGTGCACAGATTTCGGACAGGGTTGCCCCGCCTGCCCGCGTCAGCACAGCAGCCGCCGACGGCAGGATGCTTGGCATATCGTGCAGAAATGGAACCACTTGCACATTGTGCGGTAGGCGGGGAAGCCCTGCACAAAACTCATCGTAATGCGCACTCCCGGTAACGTACAACAGTTGCCAGTCCGGCTTGTCCGCAAACCTCGGAATGACTTCTGAAACCACGCGATTGACTGTTTCGGCGCCGCGGCTCCCCATATACCCGACAATCAGTTTTCGCCCATCTCGAATGCCGTGCACCTTCTTTGCATCGGCGATGGATTGCGCGGGTACTTCGAGCACCTCAGACCCACGCGGATTGCCCGTCAAGACCAGACGTGTGCCTTTTGGAAAAAAACGTTCTCCGCCAGGGAAACAAACCGCGACAGCCGTCGCCTTTCGCGCACATAGCTGGTTGGTCATACCCGGCCGCGCGTTCGCTTCCCAGACGACCGCGGGCACCTTTAACCGTGCGGCGGCGTAAACCACAGGCAAGGTAACATAGCCGCCTGTGCCAAGCACCACGTCAGGGCGAAAGCGCCGCACCAATCGCTTTGCTTGTCGATATCCCCTCAGCGTCAGCCATGCGGTCTTCGCGGCACGCAGACTCAGTTCCCGCCGGAGCCCGGCCGCAGGTATCGTCGCAAACGGGATTCCCGTTCTTGGTACAATATCCTTTTCCAAACCTTTTTCCGATCCGATGTACAAAACCTCCGCGTCCGGGTGTTGACGCAAAATGTAGTTCCAGACCGTCAAAGCGGGATATACGTGTCCGCCAGTCCCGCCGCCCGTAACGAGTATCCGCATTCTGTCACCTCTATCTGCCAAGTGCGCTCAGAGCGATGGGCCAGATTTGACCAAAACAAAAAACCGGAGCGGCAGCCCGAGCGATGACCGTACCGGTACAGAGCTAGACACAAGGCGACCCTCTGCTCACCTATCATAGCAGAGGGTCGCCTTGTCACGCGACAGCGTATATCGATTGCCGTGAGATGTTCAACAGAATGCCCACACCGGTGAGCATCAGCGTCAGGGACGAGCCGCCAAAGCTGATGAACGGCAAAGTGATTCCTGTGGCGGGAATCGAGCCGGTTACGACACCGACATTAATGAGTACCTGTACCGCAATCATACCCGTGATGCCCGCGCCAAGAAGTGACCCAAATTCATCCGGTGCAAACATCGCAGTTCGAAAACCGCGCCACACCAACACCGCAAAGAGGGCCAATACAGTTACGCCGCCCAGAAAGCCAAGTTCCTCACCAAGGATGGAAAACACGAAATCGGTCTGGGGCTCCGGTAAATAGAGAAATTTTTGCTGACTGTGACCAAGTCCAAGGCCGACGAGTCCGCCAGACCCTAATGCGTAGAGTGACTGAATGATTTGATATCCTTCCTTCAGCGGGTACTTCCACGGATCGATGAACGCCACAATCCGGTCCATTCGATACGGCGCAACCGCGACTAGGGCGACGAACCCAGCCATGCCAAGGGAGAACAGACCCAAAAGATGGCGCCAGCGCGCTCCTGCCGCGAACAGAAGGATAATGGTGGTGCCCATTATCACCACACTCTGTCCAAGGTCAGGTTCAAGCATAATCAACAAGACAGCTACGAGTGCCATGGACAACGGCGGCACAAACCCCCGCCAGAAGGAGTCCATCTTGTCTTTGGCATCCGCTAGATAGTGGGCAAGAAAGACTATCAGCGCGAGCTTTGCAAATTCCGACGGCTGGATTCCAAATGAGCCAAGCCCGAGCCAGGCCTGGGAGCCGCCACGGTTTTGGCCGACACCCGGAATAAGTACCAGCAGTAAGAAGGCAAACGCGGCAACCATTAATTTTGGTGCCAACGGTCTGAGCCGATGGTAGTCGTAATTGGCTGCGAGGACCATGGCGACGACGCCGAGTGCCGCCCACAAAAGTTGCCTTTTGGCGTAGAAAAACGGATCATGGAACTTTTGTTCAGAGAGTACGGAACTTGCGCTGTGGACCATCATCAAGCCGATGCCAAGCAGAAGCACCGTCACCAGGACAATGACAAAATCGAACCGGATGTGCCGGTCGAACACGCCCTAGCCACCTCCTTCGAACTACGGAACGTAAGGTATCCCTGTACCCTGTACCGGGTTAGGTTGTCCACACTGTGACCCTACAGTCTATGCACAACCTCTTTGAACATTCGTCCGCGTTCTTCGAATGATGCAAACATGTCCCAACTTGCACACGCAGGTGACAGCAACACAGCGTCTCCTTTGTTGGCGAGTTCTTTCGCTCTCGTTACAGCATCGCCGAGATTTGTCACACGGTCGATTGCGGGCACATGGCAATGTGCACATACCTGCGCCAGGTCGTCTGCAGTCTGCCCATAGAGCACAGCGGCCCTGACACGCTCACGCAGAACGTCGTGCAGAATTGTGTAATCGTCTTTGCGGTCAAGGCCTCCAGCAATCCACACAATCGGTTGCTTCAGAGAGCGCAGCGCCTGCAAAGCAGCCGTTGGGTTTGTCGATTTCGAGTCGTTGTAATAAGCAACCCCCTGCACCGTTCTTACAAATTCAAGCCGGTGTTCGACACCTTGAAAACGCTGCAGGACCTTCCGGATGGCATCTGCACGCGCCCCTAGCAACCAGGAAACTGCGATGGCTGCAAGGGCGTTCTGGAGATTGTGATGACCTGGCAGTGCCACTTCATTGACCGGGAGCAGCACAGTACGCTCGCCATTAAAATGCATCACGATGTCCCCTGACTCCACACAAACGCCCTTTGCAGATGCCGGAAGCTGTTGCGTGCTGAACCACAAGACCTGTGCGGCAACCTCATCAGCTCGTTTTTGCAGTCGTTCATCCTCGTAATTCAAAACGGCGTAATCCGCCTCGGTTTGGTTTGCAAACACCTTCCACTTGGCGTTCATGTACGATTCGAAATCGCCGTGGTAATCGAGGTGAGCAGAGTACAGATTGAGAATTGCCGCAACGTGCGGGTGGAATCTCTCTGTACCCTGTAACTGAAAACTAGACACCTCAAGCACCACTGGTCGGTCCACCTCTACCCTCGTCACCACGCCAGAGAACGCCGTGCCGATGTTTCCAGCCACGATGGGGTCGCGACCCTCGGCAGCGAGCATTTCTCCGACGAGGGTCGTCGTGGTGGTCTTTCCGTTCGAGCCGGTGATGGCTGCGAGCCGACCTTGAAAGTACCAACTGGCAATCTCAATTTCAGTGTAAATCGGGATGCCTTGTTCCATTGCAGCGACGAGAAAGGGAACCCGGTACGGGATTCCAGGGTTCTTGACGAGGAACTTCACGGGTCCGTCGAGGAGTTCGAGCGGATGGCCGCCAAACACAAACGCAGCGCCGAGGTCAGAAAGCTCCTCGACCTCGGCGTCCATTTTATCCGGATACTGTTGATCTGTGACCACGACCTCAAACCCTTGCTCCAACAGGAGCCTGGCCACAGCTCGCCCGCTTCTCGCCAAACCTAATACAATGACGCGATTAGTTGATTTGTCAAACATGCGATATCCTCCAATTTCGCTCTCTTGGGTCAGGCGAGATGCGTGCTGACCAAACCAGCCTGCACTCGGAGCGTAACTCAGAACGACAGCAGCAACAGCGCGCCGAACGCCGTCAGAAATGCTGCCAGCCAGAAGAACAGGACAACCTCCCACTCCGACCACCCTGACAACTCAAAGTGGTGATGAATAGGGCTCATTTTGAAAACACGTCGTCCAAACACCTGGAAAGAGAAGACCTGGATAATCACCGATAAAGCTTCAACTACATACACAAAGCCAAATAAAATGAGGCCAAGTTCACTGTGCGTCAAAACGCCAACCAATGCAAGTGCTCCCCCGATGGCAAGCGACCCCGTGTCACCCATAAACACTTTTGCCGGATGGCGATTGTAATATAAAAACCCAATGAGTGCGCCGACCATAGCAGCACAAAACATCGCGACATCGTATTCCGTTTGCCGATAGGCGTAAAAAGCGTATGCCGCAAACACAATCGCCGCGGTGCCACTGAGCAGCCCGTCAAGTCCGTCTGTGAGGTTGACCGCATTGGTCGACCCCAACAGAACCACCATCAGAAACAGGATATAGAATGCGCCGAGCGGAATAATCAAATGAGTAAACGGGATGAAAACTCCAAACTTTTGCCCGAGCGCTGCAAAATGCACCCTCAGCAGCAGGAACAAAATGACCGTGACAATCGCTTGCCAAAACAGTTTTTGCTTTGCCCGCAGTCCAAGATTGCGTTTCTTGACCACTTTAATAAAATCATCTGCAAAGCCGATAAGTCCGAATCCAAATGTAGCAATCAGTAGAATGACCACATCTGTACTTTGCAAGGCAAATTTTAACGTTCCAACGAGCAGTGCGATGAGAATGATGATGCCACCCATCGTTGGCGTTCCTGCTTTCGCCTGATGGTGCTTTGGACCCTCCTCGCGGATTCGTTGCCCGAACTTCAGTCGATGCAACACCGGAATCAGAATGGGTCCGAGCAGCAGCGCCACAACGAGTGATGCTCCGGCCATTAGCAGCAACGCTTGTAAATCCATGACTTCGTTTCCCCTCTCAACCCGTTGTCACCCGTTAAAACGCTCGTCGATAGCTTGTTTCGCCACTTCCCGGTCGTCGAAGTGATGCTTCGTGCGGCCAATAATTTGATACGTTTCATGGCCCTTGCCCGCAATCAACACCACGTCGCCAGGCTCTGCATGAGAAATAGCCGACGAAATTGCCTCGGCCCGCTCGAGGATGCGGTGATAACGATAAGCCGCGTCCTTTACACCCGCTTCCATATCATCAAGAATCGCTTCTGGGTCCTCCGTTCGCGGATTGTCGCTCGTCAGCACGGCGAGGTCGCTTTGCTCACAGGCTATCCGGGCCATAATCGGACGTTTCCCCTTATCACGGTCGCCTCCGCATCCGACAACGCAAATAATCTTCCCCTTGGCAAACTCGTGAATAGTCGTGAGTGCATTCTCCAAGCTGTCAGGAGTGTGCGAGTAATCCACAAGTACTGTAAATGGATGATTCCCAGGTACGCGTTCAAGTCGCCCAGGAACGCCTGCAATGCCCTTCAAGGAGGCAAGGATGTGTTCTAGCTCAATGCCTTCAACCAATGCCACAGCTACAGCAGCAAGCGCATTGTACACATTGAAGCGGCCGGTGATCCCCATCTGTAAGTGACCATCGCCTTTCCACGTATGTACTTCGCATTCCACACCATCCGGCCCAATCCGCAGGTCTACCGCCCGCACATCCGCATCATTTTCGATGCCGTATGTGACGCACTCAAAGACCGTCTGTGAGGCGAGGTACTTGCTTGCATTATCGTCAGCGTTTAGCACACCGAAACTCATGTCCCGATGATGCTCCCCGTAAGCGTTGCCGAGCCGTGAAAACAACTTGCTCTTTGCGGCGAGATAAGCGTCCATGGTGCCGTGAAAGTCGAGATGGTCCTGCGTCAGATTCGTAAACACCGCAACCTTGTACTGTACGCCCGCATTTTGCCGCCGTTCCAATGCGTGTGATGACACTTCCATGACACCGTGGGTACATCCCGCAGCAGCCATGTCGCTCAA
The Alicyclobacillus curvatus genome window above contains:
- a CDS encoding sigma-E processing peptidase SpoIIGA; this translates as MPVIYADVVFLVNLVMDGVIVIATCMIVKRPIRPGRVLAGAVFGAAYALLLFVPHLQIFTTWLGKALASLLMVIIAVPFRGLLDIAKNVIVLYCVTFVMAGAVLALHFAAPGMSLAQGTIISGGRIAFETSVSGLGIVAAVPLSIWVLNSAIGRARGLRHRAQSLFQVTARLDDREVSCTGLMDTGNQLHDPLSNYPVCLVDAVVFQELVPDSMKRLCRQGTDLLAAITTLKSDQELPKLYWVPFRGAGGGQKLTIAIRPDELWVTQEDGNRVMARPCLLALHMEPLSVDARFQAILHTEILAGDDRHDRDASIQKHEHETSNSFTAPMDSHPAKS
- the ftsZ gene encoding cell division protein FtsZ, whose protein sequence is MLDFDVDYEPLAKIKVIGVGGGGCNAVNRMIESGIEGVEFIVVNTDQQALQLSKAPVKLQIGEKLTRGLGAGANPDIGKKAAEESRELLVNALTGADLVFVTAGMGGGTGTGAAPIIAEIAKEIGALTVGVVTKPFRFEQKRRMSQAEGGVNNLKEKVDTLIVIPNDRLLEIVDRNTPMLEAFREADNVLRQGVSGISDLIAVPGLINVDFADVKAIMAERGSALMGIGVGSGENRATDAAKNAISSPLLETSIDGAMGVLMHIAGGSDLSLWEVNEAADIVSTAADPDVNMIFGAHINPELGDEIVVTVIATGFENQGKAHQPSMNQAAATTASPKSKAPLIEDFQPQSGNAWDVPAFMRRRDGRLSRDK
- the ftsA gene encoding cell division protein FtsA, with translation MAKGEYIVSLDIGTSKVRAIIGEQTGNSISVIGVGSADGEGIRHGSIVDIDLTVQSIREAVDHAERMVGIHIASAYVGISGNHIQLQSSHGVVAVSSQDREIGEEDIERVLQQARVIALPPEREIIDVVAKEYIVDGLRGIMDPRGMLGVRLEVEAYLITGSRTAIHNVVRCVEKAGIEVANLVLMPMAASSIALSQDERKLGVALVDVGAGATSVSVFENGVLVGTSIIPMGGDYVTHDIAIGLRTQTAHAEQVKMRHGCAAVDAASESERFEVPRIGNHQAVEYTQQELASIIEPRMQEIFSLVRKEIEKMGYIHDLPSGYVLHGGCMSMQAAGELASQELQAPVRVAVPEFLGVRDPSFVNGVGIIGYALRSQLRANQMETVSASRPVKTGGGMFSRIKDWLRDFI
- a CDS encoding small basic family protein, which encodes MWLPVLGLIVGVAIGFVANVTVPLMYSSYLSIAILAALDTVFGGIRASLDKTFDSAVFLSGFFFNTLIAALLAYIGNQLGVDLYLAAVVAFGVRLFQNIAVIRRIAFDRAGKRRLKRE
- a CDS encoding DUF881 domain-containing protein encodes the protein MLTVQLTSRPQTTGTAALSSYIDLRTQIEEQNQEHQTLLHQIAKAEAQVSEYQAAAGHGTSMMSALQQDAKSVAKEAGLTSVSGPGITIAIYYDPTLPFDEKTAGLFDQISDQEIGLIVNDLYANGATAISINGQRLVTTSSIRLVSGLSGNSTLQVNTVPITEPYVITAVGDIQRMQAVLTLNNTVPELNLMQEQCIITPHTGKGVTVPGYRGPLPGSFAKEVH
- a CDS encoding DUF881 domain-containing protein; this encodes MRTRTKLAYSLSVVAMVLGFMVAVQYKQQVLAHGTSGVFSSADPEQKQMLTELTALKRSNANAQQQLATLTGQLSSFEQASAGGNTALQQLQQRLQDERILAGVTPVTGPGISVTLMDGVSTGGNVEQVLTHDWDIRSVINELFTAGAEAVSINGYRVVATSGIFCTGPVVKINDHRIGAPFTIYAIGDAKALQSALTIQGGILDSLRQRGVNASEPKILPTINMPAYTGTLMASGTP